One window of Brevibacterium pigmentatum genomic DNA carries:
- the ygfZ gene encoding CAF17-like 4Fe-4S cluster assembly/insertion protein YgfZ encodes MTDPVSPNSETSDSPSPENTPAEAVRRSSLARGLSSTAVLGAGGLAETPIHYGASLREQRVLAEKDGLVDLAHLRVLRLNGPDRLTWLNSITTQKIDNLAPGVSTETLVLDPNGRIEGWLRLVDDGEALWAISDLDTDATLDFLRKMVFMMRVEIEDLSDDYQCFGAITSLPEALPVTRTWSDPWPHIGSGSASYAQIDIGKDVAGTDHPGLETPFVIGIVKRSDLQGLSANSFDMAGFDAWEALRIAAWRPGRNEIDHKALVGELDLLRTAVHLAKGCYRGQEAVARVHNLGQPPRRLTFVHLDGSGHIAPDPGTEALAEVRGSERSVGTLTSVTVHWELGPIGLAVVKRNLAPEAQLSFEIGDGERVIGAQETIVVPMREHERVLPARNKDVDARSQNR; translated from the coding sequence ATGACTGATCCAGTGTCGCCGAATTCTGAAACCTCCGATTCGCCGTCGCCGGAGAACACCCCCGCCGAGGCGGTCCGACGTTCGTCGCTGGCGCGCGGACTGAGCTCGACCGCGGTGCTCGGGGCCGGCGGCCTCGCCGAGACGCCCATCCACTACGGAGCCTCCCTGCGTGAGCAGCGGGTGCTCGCGGAGAAGGACGGTCTCGTCGACCTCGCCCACCTCCGCGTGCTGCGTCTGAACGGACCCGACCGTCTGACCTGGCTGAACTCGATCACCACGCAGAAGATCGACAACCTGGCGCCCGGTGTGTCCACCGAAACCCTCGTGCTCGACCCGAACGGTCGCATCGAGGGCTGGCTCAGGCTCGTCGACGACGGTGAGGCTCTGTGGGCGATCAGCGATCTCGACACCGACGCAACCCTGGACTTCCTGCGCAAGATGGTCTTCATGATGCGTGTTGAGATCGAGGACCTCAGCGACGACTACCAGTGCTTCGGCGCCATCACCTCACTGCCGGAAGCTCTGCCCGTCACCCGGACCTGGTCCGACCCATGGCCGCATATCGGCAGCGGTTCGGCCTCCTATGCGCAGATCGACATCGGCAAGGACGTCGCCGGCACCGACCACCCCGGGCTCGAGACTCCGTTCGTCATCGGCATCGTCAAGCGCTCCGACCTGCAGGGACTGTCTGCGAACAGCTTCGACATGGCCGGCTTCGACGCTTGGGAGGCGCTGCGAATCGCCGCGTGGCGGCCGGGCCGGAACGAGATCGACCACAAAGCCCTCGTCGGCGAACTCGACCTGCTGCGCACGGCCGTGCACCTGGCCAAGGGCTGCTACCGGGGTCAGGAAGCGGTGGCCCGCGTTCACAATCTCGGTCAGCCGCCTCGGCGATTGACCTTCGTTCATCTCGACGGGTCCGGGCATATCGCCCCGGATCCCGGCACCGAGGCGCTCGCCGAGGTCCGCGGGTCCGAACGATCCGTGGGTACTCTGACCTCGGTGACCGTGCACTGGGAGCTCGGACCGATCGGTCTGGCCGTGGTCAAGCGGAACCTGGCCCCCGAGGCGCAGCTGAGCTTCGAAATCGGCGACGGCGAACGCGTCATCGGTGCTCAGGAGACGATCGTCGTGCCGATGCGCGAACACGAGCGCGTGCTTCCGGCACGCAACAAGGACGTCGACGCCCGCAGCCAGAACCGCTGA
- a CDS encoding FABP family protein gives MVIELDASVHPELVPLSWLIGSWEGVGVVGYADTPEKQFGQRIDFVAHEGTPFLQYTAHAWLLSESGELESTLTLETGIWQLVRQHDDGDVGPGMMVPTEPQSFTSAAAVETLRTNDDAFEIEAEIVHPHGVMELYAGTVKGPRIDLATDVVARTKTAKEYTASTRMYGLVGGELMWAWDMAAMGHELASHSSARLKKLS, from the coding sequence ATGGTGATCGAACTCGATGCCTCGGTCCATCCCGAGCTCGTCCCGCTGTCCTGGCTGATCGGGTCGTGGGAAGGCGTCGGTGTCGTCGGCTATGCGGACACTCCTGAGAAGCAGTTCGGCCAGCGCATCGACTTCGTCGCCCATGAGGGCACGCCCTTCCTGCAGTACACCGCGCATGCGTGGCTGCTCAGCGAATCCGGTGAACTTGAGTCGACTCTGACTCTCGAGACCGGAATCTGGCAGCTCGTGCGCCAGCACGACGACGGCGACGTCGGCCCGGGGATGATGGTGCCGACCGAACCGCAGAGCTTCACCTCGGCCGCCGCGGTCGAGACCCTGCGCACGAACGATGACGCCTTCGAGATCGAAGCCGAGATCGTTCACCCGCACGGAGTCATGGAACTCTACGCCGGTACGGTCAAGGGCCCGCGCATCGACCTGGCCACCGACGTCGTGGCCCGAACCAAGACCGCGAAGGAATACACCGCCTCGACGCGGATGTACGGCCTCGTCGGCGGCGAACTCATGTGGGCCTGGGACATGGCAGCAATGGGCCACGAACTCGCCTCACACTCCTCTGCCAGATTGAAGAAGCTGTCTTAA
- a CDS encoding ammonia permease, which produces MIRWIRVAVALVLVLSLSASVYWGYTLFLLATGLIVLGVAYGWPRLTDSPQPRATSIMLALFGVGGLYAAWQDSTAPYLDWLPVLAGLGLLWTFVQNLTRGIGASYAVANVSAQVSGLVIVLSASTWVAAITVPGDKEAIVIGLASLIVAQCMTALPWPAIYTSPLAIAMSTAVAGILSVLVFASAISLATALVLGVVMGLLVAAVDRMLGLVAYAKFQAANLEASQNIEVKKNVEKARSFAVQLALGAAPIALGGVVVYALERIAS; this is translated from the coding sequence GTGATCAGATGGATTCGAGTAGCCGTCGCCTTGGTGCTGGTGTTGTCCCTGAGTGCCTCCGTGTACTGGGGGTATACGCTGTTCCTGCTGGCGACCGGGCTCATCGTCCTCGGCGTCGCCTATGGATGGCCGCGCCTGACGGACTCGCCGCAGCCGCGGGCGACCTCGATCATGCTCGCCCTCTTCGGAGTCGGCGGACTCTACGCCGCCTGGCAGGATTCCACGGCTCCCTACCTCGACTGGTTGCCCGTGCTGGCCGGCCTGGGTCTGCTGTGGACCTTCGTGCAGAACCTCACGCGCGGAATCGGCGCCTCCTATGCGGTGGCGAACGTGTCCGCTCAGGTCTCCGGTCTCGTCATCGTCCTGTCCGCGAGCACCTGGGTCGCGGCGATCACGGTCCCCGGTGACAAGGAGGCCATCGTCATCGGCCTCGCCTCGCTCATCGTGGCGCAGTGCATGACCGCGCTGCCGTGGCCGGCGATCTACACCTCGCCGTTGGCCATCGCCATGTCCACGGCCGTGGCGGGGATCCTGTCGGTGCTCGTGTTCGCCTCGGCGATCTCCCTGGCCACTGCGCTCGTCCTCGGTGTGGTCATGGGTCTGCTCGTGGCGGCGGTCGATCGGATGCTCGGGCTCGTAGCGTATGCGAAGTTCCAGGCCGCGAATCTCGAAGCCTCGCAGAACATCGAGGTGAAGAAGAACGTCGAGAAGGCGCGCAGCTTCGCCGTCCAGCTTGCCCTCGGTGCCGCTCCGATCGCACTCGGCGGAGTCGTCGTCTACGCTCTCGAACGCATCGCCTCCTGA
- a CDS encoding winged helix-turn-helix domain-containing protein — protein sequence MQHMRILHICPTARLDAPLAPESLQYLGHRIDRCGPDDLPDRSDSAAVDVVIADACLDLSLAPRISELLAEARITAPIIVVLGEGGLATASAKWNVADLILTTAGPAEVEARLRVARDRYVASSSTHSGGFPGGTHSGSGRLGANGSTGGWGPVRTGRGPAGRGSGYGESGRQGAAGDGLWNADGEPMVVVTGDLRIDETAFTAELGGRSLDLTYREFALLKFFAMHPERVFTRDEILLAVWGDDYFGGTRTVDVHVRRLRAKLGKDLENAIHTVRNVGYRFSADSVTDTDSEDVTA from the coding sequence ATGCAGCACATGCGGATTCTGCACATCTGCCCCACGGCCAGGCTCGACGCTCCGCTCGCCCCCGAATCCCTGCAGTACCTCGGCCATCGGATCGACCGCTGCGGCCCCGATGACCTCCCCGACCGTTCCGATTCCGCTGCGGTCGATGTCGTCATCGCCGACGCTTGCCTCGACCTGTCCCTGGCCCCGCGGATCTCTGAACTCCTCGCCGAGGCGCGGATCACCGCGCCTATCATCGTCGTTCTCGGCGAAGGCGGGCTGGCGACGGCCTCGGCGAAATGGAACGTCGCCGACCTCATCCTCACCACGGCCGGCCCCGCCGAGGTGGAAGCGCGGCTGCGCGTGGCCCGTGACCGTTACGTCGCCTCTTCGTCCACCCACTCCGGCGGATTCCCCGGTGGGACGCATTCCGGATCCGGCCGCCTCGGCGCGAACGGCAGCACTGGAGGCTGGGGACCGGTGCGCACCGGCCGCGGTCCCGCCGGCCGGGGCAGCGGATACGGAGAGTCCGGCCGCCAAGGCGCTGCGGGTGATGGACTCTGGAATGCCGACGGCGAACCGATGGTCGTCGTCACCGGCGACCTGCGCATCGACGAGACCGCGTTCACCGCCGAGCTCGGCGGCCGCAGCCTCGACCTCACCTACCGAGAGTTCGCCCTGCTGAAATTCTTCGCGATGCATCCCGAACGCGTCTTCACCCGCGACGAGATCCTGCTCGCCGTGTGGGGCGACGACTACTTCGGCGGTACCCGCACCGTTGACGTGCATGTTCGCCGCCTCCGTGCGAAACTCGGCAAAGACCTTGAGAACGCCATCCACACCGTACGCAACGTCGGCTACCGCTTCAGCGCCGACAGCGTCACGGACACAGATTCAGAGGACGTGACGGCATGA
- the mshD gene encoding mycothiol synthase — MRIQASGAIASTPIDTLTEDVLKFLDDVAATDGAPEISGGLMAIATGEDTAHEAQTASSVWRIYAGDDTRDNSGNSAGDLIGFGIRALQGDRHAAEFLIAPDHRGQGLGERLLATILDEEPDAWCWSHGDHPAAKHLAQKHGLGRDRVLYQMRTDTGLSLDALPETQSPEGVEIRSFAPGDEDGWLSVNNSAFDWHPEQGGQTRADIDAVVTAADFDPDTFIIAARDGEVIGFHQTKITDTETEGRLGEVYVVGVDPRIHAKGVGKALTVEGMRRMVAAGAETIELYVESDNAPALGLYERLGFHVAVAHVAYAPASAESTGTDSGTAPNEKE; from the coding sequence ATGAGAATCCAGGCCAGCGGGGCAATCGCCTCCACACCGATCGACACCCTCACCGAGGATGTGCTCAAATTCCTCGACGATGTGGCGGCGACCGATGGCGCTCCCGAGATCTCCGGCGGACTCATGGCCATCGCCACCGGTGAGGACACCGCCCACGAAGCACAGACCGCCTCGAGCGTGTGGCGCATCTATGCCGGCGACGACACTCGCGACAACTCCGGTAACAGCGCCGGCGACCTCATCGGCTTCGGAATCCGCGCCCTGCAGGGCGATCGTCACGCCGCCGAATTCCTCATCGCCCCCGACCACCGCGGCCAGGGCCTCGGCGAGCGGCTGCTGGCGACGATCCTCGACGAAGAACCCGACGCCTGGTGCTGGTCGCACGGTGACCATCCAGCGGCCAAGCACCTCGCGCAGAAGCACGGGCTCGGCCGTGACCGGGTGCTCTATCAGATGCGCACCGACACCGGACTGAGCCTCGACGCCCTGCCCGAGACCCAGAGTCCAGAGGGAGTCGAGATCCGCTCCTTCGCTCCCGGCGACGAGGACGGCTGGTTGTCGGTGAACAACTCCGCATTCGACTGGCATCCCGAACAGGGCGGCCAGACCCGCGCCGATATCGACGCCGTCGTCACCGCCGCGGACTTCGACCCCGACACCTTCATCATCGCCGCCCGCGACGGTGAGGTGATCGGATTCCACCAGACGAAGATCACGGATACGGAGACCGAGGGCCGCCTCGGCGAGGTCTATGTGGTCGGTGTCGATCCGCGCATTCACGCCAAGGGCGTGGGCAAGGCGCTGACGGTCGAGGGCATGCGACGGATGGTGGCCGCCGGAGCCGAGACAATCGAACTCTACGTCGAATCGGACAACGCCCCGGCGCTAGGCTTGTACGAGCGGCTGGGCTTCCATGTCGCGGTCGCGCACGTGGCCTATGCACCGGCCTCCGCGGAGTCCACCGGCACCGATTCCGGCACCGCGCCGAACGAGAAGGAGTAG
- a CDS encoding RNA degradosome polyphosphate kinase, translating to MYDIAASGRELGLPEPADRFLDRELSWLAFNERVLDLASDPEIPLLERVRFLSIFATNLDEFFMVRVAGLKRRINTGLAVPSVTGRMPAQVMHDIGVRAFELMSRHAALLKDDIGPRLDTESITKVQVEDLTEDERHRVDEFFFGHVYPVLTPLAVDPAHPFPYISGLSLNLGVLLRAPETGKEFFARVKVPPRLPRFFNVAEATDRPAGRDVPARFVALEDIIAEHLGTLFDGMEIVHHSTFRVTRNEDLEVEEDDAENLLKALEKELLRRRFGPAVRMEITENIHPRVLQMLKDELGIHDSEIYHLPSPLDLSGMSDIADVPRDDLHYPKMVPQMNKDLSLRESSDQVDVFDAVASRDILLHHPYDSFSTSVQAFLEQAASDKNVLAIKQTLYRTSGDSPIIDALVDAAQSGIQVLAVVEIKARFDEEANITWARKLERAGVHVVYGIVGLKTHAKLSLVVRQEADGLARYCHVGTGNYHPKTARGYEDFGLLTRDRGVADDLTKLFNQLSGYAPKSEYSRFLVAPSNVRTGLIDLIESEIAIAQSGGQGQVRIKVNSIVDEAVIDALYRASQAGVTVEVFVRGICALRPGIEGLSENITVRSVLGRFLEHSRAFVFGNSGDPLVYIGSADMMHRNLDRRVEALVQIVDDGHRAEIIELFDLAFAPTTSAFDLAGDGRWTRRTHDDEGNLLGDYQTELIRRHRMRRRIGDEA from the coding sequence TTGTACGACATCGCAGCCTCGGGCAGGGAACTGGGCCTGCCCGAACCGGCAGATCGTTTCCTCGATCGCGAACTCAGCTGGCTGGCCTTCAACGAACGCGTCCTCGACCTCGCCTCGGATCCGGAGATCCCGCTGCTCGAACGCGTCCGGTTCCTCTCGATCTTCGCGACCAACCTCGACGAGTTCTTCATGGTCCGCGTCGCCGGCCTCAAACGCCGCATCAACACCGGACTGGCCGTGCCCAGCGTCACCGGCCGCATGCCCGCGCAGGTCATGCACGATATCGGAGTGCGCGCATTCGAACTGATGAGCCGGCACGCCGCCCTGCTCAAAGACGATATCGGGCCCCGCCTCGACACGGAATCGATCACGAAGGTCCAGGTTGAAGACCTCACCGAGGATGAGCGGCACCGCGTCGACGAATTCTTCTTCGGCCACGTCTATCCCGTCCTCACCCCGCTGGCCGTCGACCCGGCCCACCCGTTCCCCTATATCTCGGGCCTCTCGCTCAACCTCGGCGTGCTCCTGCGCGCGCCGGAGACGGGCAAGGAGTTCTTCGCCCGCGTCAAGGTTCCCCCGCGTCTGCCCCGGTTCTTCAACGTCGCCGAGGCGACCGACCGACCCGCCGGACGCGACGTCCCCGCCCGCTTCGTCGCCCTCGAGGACATCATCGCCGAACACCTCGGCACCCTCTTCGACGGCATGGAGATCGTCCACCATTCGACCTTCCGCGTCACCCGCAACGAGGACCTCGAGGTCGAGGAGGACGATGCGGAGAACCTGCTCAAGGCACTGGAGAAGGAGCTCCTGCGCAGGCGCTTCGGTCCTGCCGTGCGGATGGAGATCACGGAGAACATCCACCCCCGGGTCCTGCAGATGCTCAAGGACGAATTGGGCATCCACGATTCGGAGATCTACCACTTGCCCAGCCCCTTGGACCTGTCGGGAATGTCCGATATCGCCGATGTGCCGCGCGATGACCTGCACTATCCGAAGATGGTCCCGCAGATGAACAAGGACCTGTCGCTGCGGGAGTCCAGCGACCAGGTCGACGTCTTCGACGCGGTGGCCAGCCGGGACATCCTGCTGCATCACCCCTACGATTCGTTCTCCACGAGTGTGCAGGCCTTCCTCGAGCAGGCCGCGTCGGACAAGAACGTCCTGGCGATCAAGCAGACGCTCTACCGCACCTCCGGAGATTCGCCGATCATCGATGCCCTCGTCGATGCCGCGCAGTCCGGAATCCAGGTACTCGCCGTCGTCGAGATCAAGGCTCGATTCGATGAGGAGGCCAACATCACGTGGGCCCGCAAGCTGGAGCGCGCAGGAGTCCACGTCGTCTACGGAATCGTCGGGCTCAAAACTCATGCGAAGCTCTCCCTCGTCGTCCGCCAGGAGGCCGACGGGCTGGCCCGGTACTGCCACGTCGGCACCGGCAACTACCATCCGAAAACCGCGCGCGGCTACGAGGACTTCGGCCTGCTGACTCGCGATCGGGGCGTGGCGGATGATCTGACGAAGCTGTTCAACCAGCTCTCCGGCTACGCACCCAAGTCCGAATACTCCCGGTTCCTCGTCGCCCCCAGCAATGTGCGCACCGGACTCATCGACCTCATCGAATCCGAGATCGCGATCGCACAGTCCGGCGGACAGGGACAGGTGCGGATCAAGGTCAACTCGATCGTCGACGAGGCCGTCATCGATGCCCTCTACCGGGCGTCGCAGGCCGGGGTCACCGTCGAAGTCTTCGTCCGCGGCATCTGCGCCCTGCGCCCGGGCATCGAAGGACTGAGCGAGAACATCACCGTGCGGTCCGTGCTCGGACGCTTCCTCGAGCACTCCCGCGCCTTCGTCTTCGGCAACAGCGGCGACCCGCTCGTCTACATCGGTTCGGCTGATATGATGCACCGCAACCTCGACCGTCGGGTCGAAGCTCTCGTGCAGATCGTCGACGACGGTCACCGGGCGGAGATCATCGAACTCTTCGATCTCGCCTTCGCCCCGACCACCTCGGCGTTCGACCTGGCCGGCGACGGCCGATGGACACGGCGGACCCACGACGACGAGGGCAACCTCCTCGGCGACTATCAGACGGAGCTCATCCGTCGGCACCGGATGCGTCGGCGAATCGGGGATGAGGCGTGA
- a CDS encoding NUDIX hydrolase, with the protein MSPSEVSSAQASSRVTADVLAAGAVCWRQGPKGLEVVLIHRPKYNDWSWPKGKVDPGETLPEAAIREVKEETGFDIHLGIPLPSAEYTVGRNTLKKVFYWSAEVKDEADFAPVNKREVDTAAWFPVDQARAKLTSYSDREQLDALEKFAQTDALRAWPLILVRHGKAFPRAKWYETEHVRPLLKLGTRQAMALTGLLGAWGVRKLASSPWKRCMATLTPLSAATGKSIKKVSTLSEKATAANPDKTVRYIEKLLAKGKPIIYCTHRPVLPTIFSVYAAHSPKRVEAKLPKDDPYLKPGEVLIAYVRPGPVPRIVEIERVRPIDS; encoded by the coding sequence GTGAGCCCGTCCGAGGTCTCTTCGGCGCAGGCGTCATCACGCGTCACGGCCGATGTCCTGGCCGCCGGGGCCGTGTGCTGGAGACAGGGTCCGAAAGGTCTCGAGGTGGTGCTCATCCACCGCCCGAAGTACAACGACTGGTCGTGGCCCAAAGGCAAGGTCGACCCGGGAGAGACCCTGCCGGAGGCCGCGATCCGCGAGGTCAAGGAGGAGACGGGGTTCGACATCCACCTCGGCATCCCTCTGCCCTCCGCCGAATACACGGTCGGCAGGAACACGCTGAAGAAGGTCTTCTACTGGTCGGCCGAAGTCAAGGACGAGGCTGACTTCGCCCCGGTCAACAAGCGGGAGGTCGACACTGCCGCGTGGTTCCCGGTCGACCAGGCGCGGGCGAAGCTGACGTCGTACTCGGATCGGGAGCAGCTCGACGCTTTGGAGAAGTTCGCGCAGACGGATGCTCTGCGGGCGTGGCCGCTCATCCTCGTCCGCCATGGGAAGGCGTTCCCGCGTGCGAAATGGTACGAGACCGAGCACGTGCGTCCGCTGCTCAAACTCGGCACCAGGCAAGCCATGGCGCTGACCGGTCTGTTGGGGGCCTGGGGTGTCCGCAAGCTCGCCTCGAGTCCATGGAAGCGGTGCATGGCGACGCTGACCCCGCTGTCCGCGGCGACGGGAAAATCGATCAAGAAGGTGTCGACGCTCAGCGAGAAGGCGACCGCTGCGAATCCGGACAAGACCGTCCGCTATATCGAGAAGCTGCTGGCAAAGGGCAAACCGATCATCTACTGCACGCACCGGCCGGTGCTGCCGACGATCTTCTCCGTCTACGCCGCCCATTCCCCGAAACGTGTCGAGGCGAAGCTGCCGAAAGACGATCCGTACCTCAAACCCGGCGAGGTCCTCATCGCCTATGTGCGCCCCGGACCGGTGCCGCGCATCGTCGAGATCGAACGCGTCCGCCCCATCGACAGTTGA
- a CDS encoding methyltransferase domain-containing protein produces MKEQNRYVLGESESEHSRLRDQSVVLDPLTRQLHIEAGITAGMSVLDIGTGAGHVAAIAADLVGPHGQVLAVGRNPEALDGARDRLGHRQEIEFAEADLDSLDLDRQFDAIVGRAVLMHLGNPVEALERLGRHLCPGGLLVMHEFDVTQEWASVDTPLVRRVRELILQAFEAVGIHGRMGRDLFAAYRSAGLPDPHLSLSAPLGGGEEAPSFGWVNALAGLLPHLEQQGIVSADEIGIDSLTQRLTAELDAEDATLLGPLLYGAYCTVD; encoded by the coding sequence ATGAAGGAACAGAATCGATACGTCCTCGGCGAGTCCGAGAGCGAACACTCCCGACTGCGCGACCAGTCGGTCGTGCTCGACCCATTGACCAGACAGCTGCACATCGAAGCGGGAATCACTGCGGGCATGAGCGTCCTCGACATCGGCACCGGTGCCGGACACGTTGCCGCCATCGCCGCCGATCTCGTCGGTCCCCACGGACAGGTGCTCGCCGTCGGCCGTAATCCCGAAGCACTCGACGGGGCCCGCGACCGGCTGGGACATCGGCAAGAGATCGAATTCGCCGAGGCGGACCTCGACTCCCTCGACCTCGACCGGCAGTTCGATGCGATCGTCGGCAGGGCCGTGCTCATGCATCTCGGCAACCCCGTCGAAGCGTTGGAGCGACTCGGACGCCACCTGTGTCCAGGAGGCCTGCTGGTCATGCACGAGTTCGACGTCACCCAGGAGTGGGCGAGCGTGGACACGCCGCTGGTGAGACGAGTGAGAGAATTGATTCTGCAGGCGTTCGAGGCTGTCGGGATCCACGGCAGGATGGGACGGGACCTCTTCGCCGCATACCGTTCCGCCGGTCTGCCCGACCCGCACCTGAGCTTGAGCGCACCGTTGGGCGGCGGAGAAGAGGCGCCCAGCTTCGGCTGGGTGAACGCCCTGGCCGGACTGCTGCCCCATCTCGAACAGCAGGGGATCGTGAGCGCCGACGAGATCGGAATCGACTCGCTCACGCAGCGCCTGACCGCCGAGCTGGATGCCGAGGACGCCACCCTCCTCGGGCCGCTGTTGTACGGCGCGTACTGCACAGTCGACTGA
- the pstS gene encoding phosphate ABC transporter substrate-binding protein PstS, producing the protein MKMKHLAPSAAILAVGAITLSACGGQSATGEEASGGSSDLQGTLTGIGASSQKAAMDAWTADFTSQNSGVTVNYSPDGSGAGREQFLAGNAQFAGSDAHLDDDEVKAGEEACGAEGAYEFPVYISPIAVTFNVKGVDELNLSPETMAKIFKGDITNWNDKAIKADNPDADLPDLKITAVHRADDSGTTENFAEYLKATAEKDWDAEVDGNFPKEYGGEAAQGTDGVIQTVSDTDGAIGYADASAVGELSTAKVKVGDEFVELSPEAATKVVDASEKVEGRSEGDLAFDLARDTTESGAYPIVLVSYHLVCSSYKDQETVDMVKAWEKFVVSEEGQKSAAESAGSAPLSDDLRKQIEEVIDSIKAEG; encoded by the coding sequence GTGAAGATGAAGCATCTCGCCCCCTCCGCTGCGATCCTCGCGGTCGGCGCCATCACCCTCTCGGCTTGCGGCGGCCAGTCCGCTACCGGCGAAGAGGCCTCCGGCGGCAGCAGCGACCTGCAGGGCACCCTGACCGGTATCGGCGCCTCCTCGCAGAAGGCGGCCATGGATGCCTGGACCGCGGACTTCACCTCGCAGAACTCCGGTGTGACCGTCAACTACTCCCCCGACGGCTCGGGCGCCGGCCGTGAACAGTTCCTCGCCGGCAATGCGCAGTTCGCCGGCTCCGATGCCCACCTCGACGATGACGAGGTCAAGGCCGGAGAGGAAGCCTGCGGCGCCGAGGGAGCCTACGAGTTCCCCGTCTACATCTCCCCCATCGCCGTGACCTTCAACGTCAAGGGCGTCGACGAGCTCAATCTCTCGCCCGAAACGATGGCGAAGATCTTCAAGGGCGACATCACCAACTGGAACGACAAGGCCATCAAGGCCGACAACCCGGATGCCGACCTGCCGGATCTCAAGATCACCGCCGTTCACCGTGCCGATGATTCGGGCACCACGGAGAACTTCGCCGAGTACCTCAAGGCCACCGCCGAGAAGGACTGGGACGCCGAGGTCGACGGCAACTTCCCGAAGGAGTACGGCGGCGAGGCTGCGCAGGGCACCGACGGTGTCATCCAGACCGTCTCCGACACCGACGGAGCCATCGGCTACGCGGATGCCTCGGCCGTCGGCGAGCTCTCCACCGCCAAGGTCAAGGTCGGCGACGAATTCGTCGAGCTCTCCCCGGAAGCCGCGACCAAGGTCGTCGACGCCTCCGAGAAGGTCGAAGGCCGCAGCGAAGGCGACCTCGCCTTCGATCTGGCCCGCGACACCACCGAGTCCGGTGCCTACCCGATCGTGCTCGTCTCCTACCACCTCGTCTGCTCGTCCTACAAGGACCAGGAGACCGTGGACATGGTCAAGGCCTGGGAGAAGTTCGTGGTCTCGGAAGAGGGACAGAAGTCCGCAGCCGAATCCGCCGGGTCCGCACCCCTGTCGGACGACCTGCGCAAGCAGATCGAAGAAGTCATCGACTCGATCAAGGCTGAAGGCTGA
- the pstC gene encoding phosphate ABC transporter permease subunit PstC — MFSAATLIAGILILVILAGVALFLLAQSSDTIAAQISDPSQITGGKGFFSYVWPLVIGTLISAAIALIVATPFSLGIALFTTHMAPRRLAPVLGYVIDLLAAIPSVVYGLWGIALAGNLTGFYLWLSKWFGWIPIFAPAADGSVSQTGRTLLTASLVLSIMILPIITSLTREIFLQTPRLQEEAALALGATRWEMIRMAVLPFGKSGIVSATMLGLGRALGETMAVAMILSPGVLTASLVVSGNQTIASEIAQNFPEAAGLRLSELITVGLVLFVITLLVNMGARAIVARTSVKGS, encoded by the coding sequence ATCTTCTCCGCCGCCACACTCATCGCCGGCATCCTGATCCTGGTGATCCTCGCCGGAGTCGCCCTGTTCCTTCTCGCGCAGTCGTCGGACACAATCGCCGCCCAGATCAGCGATCCCTCCCAGATCACCGGCGGCAAGGGCTTCTTCTCCTATGTCTGGCCGCTGGTCATCGGCACGCTCATCTCCGCAGCCATCGCGCTCATCGTCGCGACCCCCTTCTCGCTGGGCATCGCACTGTTCACCACGCATATGGCACCGCGCAGGCTCGCACCCGTGCTCGGGTACGTCATCGACCTGCTCGCGGCGATCCCCTCCGTCGTCTACGGTCTGTGGGGCATCGCGCTGGCCGGCAACCTCACCGGTTTCTACCTGTGGCTGTCGAAGTGGTTCGGCTGGATTCCGATCTTCGCTCCGGCAGCAGACGGATCCGTGTCGCAGACCGGCCGCACCCTGCTCACCGCCTCCCTCGTGCTCTCGATCATGATCCTGCCGATCATCACCTCCCTGACCCGCGAGATCTTCCTCCAGACCCCGCGCCTGCAGGAAGAGGCGGCACTGGCGCTCGGCGCCACGCGCTGGGAGATGATCCGCATGGCTGTGCTGCCCTTCGGCAAGTCCGGAATCGTCTCGGCCACGATGCTCGGCCTCGGACGCGCACTCGGTGAGACCATGGCCGTGGCCATGATCCTCTCGCCCGGCGTCCTCACCGCTTCGCTCGTCGTCAGCGGCAACCAAACCATCGCATCCGAGATCGCGCAGAACTTCCCCGAAGCCGCGGGACTGCGCCTGTCCGAGCTCATCACGGTCGGCCTCGTGCTCTTCGTCATCACCCTGCTGGTGAACATGGGAGCCCGCGCGATCGTCGCCCGCACCTCGGTGAAGGGAAGTTGA